Proteins encoded in a region of the Vicia villosa cultivar HV-30 ecotype Madison, WI linkage group LG5, Vvil1.0, whole genome shotgun sequence genome:
- the LOC131603591 gene encoding heavy metal-associated isoprenylated plant protein 7-like: MGEEEKKPEETKVEEKKPEEPKKEEEKKEGEKATEEKKPEETKEPVPPPEIVLKVFMHCEGCARKVRRSLKGFPGVEDVVTDCKSHKVVVKGEKADPLKVLERVQRKSHRQVELLSPIPKPPSEEEKKAEEKEKPKPEEEKKEEPQVITVILKVHMHCEACSQEIKRRIERIKGVESAEPDLKNSLVTVKGVFESEKLVEYVYKRTGKQAVIVKQEPEKKEEAKETKEEEKKTEENEKNEKGGGEGEAKKEGGEGDEKQGGGGGGGDGGGGGAEETTVVEVKKNEYFYNPPRYGMEFHAYPGPAYPPQIFSDENPNACSIM; the protein is encoded by the exons ATGGGAGag gAAGAAAAGAAACCTGAAGAAACTAAAGTGGAGGAGAAAAAACCAGAAGAaccaaagaaagaagaagagaagaaagaaggtgaaaaGGCAACAGAAGAGAAAAAACCGGAGGAAACCAAGGAACCGGTTCCGCCGCCGGAAATTGTGCTGAAAGTGTTCATGCATTGCGAAGGTTGTGCTCGGAAAGTTCGTCGTTCACTCAAAGGATTTCCAG GTGTTGAAGATGTTGTAACTGATTGCAAATCTCACAAGGTTGTTGTGAAAGGAGAAAAAGCGGATCCGTTGAAGGTTCTAGAAAGAGTACAAAGGAAGAGTCATAGGCAAGTTGAGCTTCTTTCTCCGATCCCGAAGCCACCGTcggaggaagagaagaaagcggaagagaaagagaaacctaaaccggaggaagagaagaaagaagag CCTCAAGTTATCACAGTGATTCTGAAAGTTCACATGCATTGTGAAGCTTGTTCTCAGGAAATCAAAAGACGCATTGAAAGAATCAAAG GAGTGGAATCAGCAGAACCGGATCTGAAGAACTCACTGGTGACAGTGAAAGGAGTATTTGAAAGTGAGAAATTAGTTGAATATGTTTACAAGAGAACCGGAAAACAAGCGGTGATAGTGAAGCAAGAACCGGAGAAGAAAGAAGAAGCCAAAGAAACaaaggaagaagagaagaaaactGAGGAGAATGAGAAGAATGAGAAAGGTGGTGGTGAAGGAGAGGCAAAGAAAGAAGGTGGAGAGGGAGATGAAAAACAAGGTGGCGGTGGTGGTGGCGGTGATGGAGGAGGTGGTGGTGCAGAAGAAACCACGGTGGTGGAAgtgaagaaaaatgaatatttttataaTCCACCGAGATATGGTATGGAGTTTCATGCTTATCCTGGACCAGCTTACCCTCCACAGATTTTCAGTGATGAGAACCCCAATGCTTGTTCTATAATGTAA